The Candidatus Melainabacteria bacterium RIFOXYA2_FULL_32_9 genomic interval AACATAAGAACTTGCCATAACACCGCCTTTTTTAACAGCATCATTTAATAATGCAAGGGCAGCAGTAGAACCGGGGGCTCCGCATCTTTCAAGTCCCATCGCTTCGAGAATATTAGCAACACTATCGCCAATAGCAGGTGTTGGGGCAAGAGATAGATCTATAACTCCAAAAGGAATATTTAATTTCTGAGCTACCTGCCTGCCTATAAGTTCACCAGCAGTGGTTATTTTATATGATATATTTTTAATTTTTGTAGCAAGTTCACCAAAATCAGCATCAGGTGGTAATGATGCTACACTTGCACGTATTACTCCAGGCCCGCTAATACCTATATTTAATGCACATTCAGGCTCTCCATAACCATGAAATGCACCTGCCATAAATGGATTGTCTCCAGGAACATTACAAAATACAACAAGTTTTGCTGCTCCAATCCCATCTCTATTTTTTGTAAGTTCAGCTGTTTGTTTTATGATTTTACCCATCTTAATGACAGCATTCATATTGATTCCGGCTTTTGAAGTTGCAACATTCACCGATGAACAGACTCTATCTGTTATTTTTAAAGCTTCTGGAATGCTTTCAATAAGTGCAGCATCGCCTCTTGTACAGCCTTTTTCAACAAGGGCTCCAAATCCACCAATAAAATCAACATTTACAACTTTTGCTGCCTGGTCAAGTACTTTTGCCAGATATACATAGTCATATTCTTGACAGCTTTCACCTACTAATGAGATAGGAGTGACTGCAATACGCTTATTTATTATGGGGATAGAATATTCTTCTTCTATCTCTATTACAGTTTGATTGAGATTTTCAGCGAAGCTAAGTATTTTGTTATAAATTTTTTCGCCAGTTTCTTTGACATTCCCTGAAGCACAGTCTCTTAAACTTAGAGCTAGTGTAATAGTCCTAATATCAAGATTGTGCATTCTGATCATGTTAATGGTTTCAATAATATATTCTGTATTAATTCCACCCATTAGTGTTATAATCCTTTTTAAGCTATATGATGCATATTATCGAAGATCTTTTTTCTTTGTACCCAGACTTCCATGCCGGTTTCTTTGCCAAGATCCAATAGAGCATCTTTAAACTCTTTAAAAGAGCTTGTAGCTTTAGAAAAATCGGCCATCATAATCATAGTAAAATGATCCTGCATGATTGTTTGTCGAATATCTTCAATGTTTACCTGGTATTTTGCCAGAGTGTTAGTAAAAGCAGCAACAATACCAACTTTATCTATTCCAATAATTGTTATGATTATTTTTGAATCTTCCATTTCCCACTCTCTCAAATATATGAATCCTCTGAATATTATATGCTTAAACTTATAATAAGGAAAATCATTTTTTAAATGCTATTAAAAGTCCGCCACCAAAAGGTAAATATGAAATTTGATAATTATCATTATGAGAAATCGTATCTAAAAAGTCTTCCATCTCGCTTTTGTGAGAAGTTACATTATCTGCAACAAGCATTCCACCTGATCTAATTTTAGGATTCATAATTTCATAATATCTTATGTATTCAGCTTTATTGGCATCAATAAACACCAGGTCAAATATGCCTTCTATATTTTCTATTATGTCTAATGCTTTACCTTGCTTTACAGTTATAAAATCGGAAAGACCGCATTCTTCAAAGTTTCTCTTGGCAATATCAATTCTTTCCTGATAATATTCTATACTTATAACGTGACCTGAGTTATTTCTAACAGCTTCAGCAAACCAGATTGTTGAATAACCGTTTGACGTACCTATTTCAAGTATATTCTTATAGTTTGCAGCTTTAATAATTAAATTCAAATGATTGCCGGAATCTCTTGGGATATTCCAGTACTTTTCACTAGTTTCTTCTAGGTGGAGCAGTTTTTTTCTAATAATTTCTTGCATTTTTATTTATTATTTACAGTTTGAGGTATTATCAAGGAGTTTATAGTTGTACCTACAGGAAGATAATCAATAACTTTCTCTTCATTAAGGTCAATAATTGCAATTTCATATGAATCCGCATTTGCAACTAGTGCTGTATCAGTTGAATTAAGTATATTAATGCTTATTGGAAAACCGCTATCTTTCAAGGTAATTGTATTGTTTATAGTAAAAGTACTGATATCTATAACACTTATAGTGCGCGATTCAGCTGATAAAACATACAGCTTA includes:
- a CDS encoding hypothetical protein (ACT domain-containing protein), with translation MEDSKIIITIIGIDKVGIVAAFTNTLAKYQVNIEDIRQTIMQDHFTMIMMADFSKATSSFKEFKDALLDLGKETGMEVWVQRKKIFDNMHHIA